Proteins encoded in a region of the Stieleria neptunia genome:
- a CDS encoding radical SAM protein, translated as MINCCKVPFETIYLHHGWGSTCCPNWYDAYDKRTDYTQEPQDVWRGAVIESHRREVASGDYSLCQRCPLVADEGMKAPIRGDWEHGPKYVHIADSMTCNLHCWSCRAGRCLSDPLADSESAERFLRRFLEHYRTTIEEVTLLNSGEVFASQRHVRLLNEFDWGTIGIGIITNATLIERKWATVQKIHGSIQRFIVSLDASNEETYSKVRLGGSWDAAVRGMELIRDLGRPLVLHYVISDKNVRDIARFADWAQRWAPERVELIPLARTYARDDWADRDVFRSGHSLNHILQTELATATTIPGVRLLS; from the coding sequence ATGATCAATTGCTGCAAGGTCCCCTTCGAAACGATTTACCTGCATCACGGCTGGGGCAGCACCTGCTGTCCAAACTGGTACGACGCATACGACAAGCGAACGGATTACACCCAGGAACCCCAGGACGTCTGGCGCGGCGCGGTGATCGAGTCACACCGCCGAGAAGTTGCATCGGGCGACTACTCTCTGTGCCAGCGTTGCCCGTTGGTCGCTGATGAGGGGATGAAAGCACCAATCCGGGGCGACTGGGAACACGGCCCGAAGTATGTGCACATCGCCGACAGCATGACATGCAACCTGCACTGCTGGTCGTGTCGGGCCGGACGGTGTCTGTCGGACCCGTTAGCTGATTCGGAATCAGCTGAGCGTTTCCTGCGGAGGTTCTTGGAGCACTACCGAACGACGATTGAAGAGGTGACGCTCCTGAACTCTGGCGAAGTGTTTGCGTCTCAGCGTCACGTGCGGCTGCTGAACGAGTTTGATTGGGGAACGATCGGTATTGGCATCATCACCAATGCAACGTTGATCGAACGCAAGTGGGCAACGGTCCAAAAGATTCACGGATCGATTCAGCGGTTTATCGTCTCGCTCGATGCTTCGAATGAGGAAACGTATTCAAAGGTCCGACTCGGTGGATCGTGGGACGCAGCGGTACGCGGTATGGAATTGATCCGGGATCTGGGGCGTCCTCTCGTCCTGCATTACGTGATAAGCGACAAGAACGTGCGTGACATTGCCAGATTCGCCGACTGGGCTCAGCGATGGGCTCCGGAGCGAGTGGAGCTTATTCCGTTGGCAAGAACCTATGCCCGCGATGATTGGGCAGATCGGGACGTGTTTCGAAGTGGCCACTCGCTGAACCACATCCTGCAAACGGAGTTAGCAACCGCCACAACGATCCCAGGTGTGCGGCTGCTGTCGTGA
- a CDS encoding phosphoribosyltransferase, with protein sequence MKPRIVDRAHLQKSIAICETNQCGNWGTRDGRTGCLLLPKPCDIERRLLAGAGCVADPPQFGPHQPPGHAFAPKADARFVTARDFQQDILRLAGMVPNDIGLIVGVARSGMSVASMLAMYLHLPMAAIRQTQGDVVHVGNGWRLNESKHAIKKTRALVVDDTVMTGNSLKAIRPVMDREFPEATTAAVYVNPSANVKPDIHVVDLPWPHLLEWNLFNSVMSPNTACDFDGILCRDCSPEQDDDGERYLDFIRNAKPLYVPRKEPVPLIVTARIAKYRKPTEAWLRRHGMRWYKLVMHPAKTLAERNRDDIAAYKARHYSEWLETHTPNPAPAMFIESDDRQARAIARNAKRLVVCPSTAGVYT encoded by the coding sequence GTGAAGCCACGAATCGTTGACCGCGCACACCTGCAAAAGTCGATTGCTATCTGCGAGACCAACCAGTGCGGTAACTGGGGCACGCGAGACGGGCGCACCGGGTGTCTGTTGTTGCCGAAGCCTTGCGACATCGAACGACGATTGCTTGCCGGTGCTGGTTGCGTGGCTGACCCGCCCCAGTTTGGGCCACACCAGCCACCGGGGCATGCTTTCGCGCCGAAGGCAGACGCCCGATTTGTCACCGCACGAGACTTTCAGCAGGACATTCTACGGCTAGCGGGCATGGTGCCCAATGACATCGGTTTAATAGTCGGTGTTGCCCGTTCGGGTATGTCCGTTGCGTCGATGCTTGCGATGTATCTTCACCTTCCGATGGCAGCGATCAGGCAGACTCAGGGGGACGTTGTCCACGTGGGCAACGGGTGGCGGTTGAATGAATCAAAACACGCGATCAAAAAGACGCGGGCGCTGGTGGTCGATGATACCGTGATGACGGGCAACAGCCTCAAAGCCATACGCCCTGTGATGGATAGAGAGTTTCCGGAAGCGACCACGGCAGCTGTCTACGTCAATCCTTCTGCGAACGTCAAACCAGACATACACGTGGTGGATTTGCCATGGCCGCACCTGCTGGAGTGGAACCTCTTCAATTCGGTGATGAGCCCGAACACGGCTTGCGATTTCGACGGGATACTCTGCCGGGATTGCTCACCGGAGCAGGACGACGACGGGGAGCGTTATCTCGACTTCATCCGGAACGCCAAACCGCTGTACGTCCCACGCAAAGAGCCAGTGCCGCTGATTGTCACCGCAAGGATTGCGAAGTACCGCAAGCCGACAGAAGCGTGGCTGAGACGCCATGGGATGCGCTGGTACAAACTCGTGATGCACCCGGCCAAGACGTTGGCGGAGCGAAACCGGGACGACATCGCCGCGTACAAGGCACGTCACTACTCGGAATGGCTGGAGACTCACACACCGAACCCGGCGCCCGCCATGTTTATCGAGTCTGATGACCGACAGGCGCGGGCAATCGCACGCAACGCAAAACGACTGGTCGTCTGTCCGTCTACCGCAGGGGTCTACACCTGA